The proteins below come from a single Aptenodytes patagonicus chromosome 20, bAptPat1.pri.cur, whole genome shotgun sequence genomic window:
- the PLXDC1 gene encoding plexin domain-containing protein 1 has translation MAAANRSQVKIHGILSNTHRQASRIVLSFDFPFYGHLLRQVTIATGGFIFMGDVIHRMLTATQYIAPLMANFNPSYSRNSTVQYLDNGTVFVVQWDKVYLQGKEDMGSFTFQVALHSTGRIVFGYKEIPVPVLQISATQHPVKAGLSDAFMILNPSPDVPESRRRTIYEYHRVELDTSKITNMSAVEFTPLPTCLQHQSCEMCVTSELTFNCSWCHVLQRCSSGFDRYREEWLSYGCGQKSDEKTCEDLEGDHYSAPPDSSFSPLNEDATTSASSLFIDGLTTEDDTKLNQYGGSEGVGSSLPSKKAGAPIHTGTIVGIVLAVLLIAAIILAGIYINSHPTSNAALFFIERRPHHWPAMKFRNHTNHATYSEVEPASQEKEGFVEAEQC, from the exons CGGCCACCTCCTGCGGCAGGTCACGATAGCGACGGGTG GTTTTATCTTCATGGGGGACGTCATCCACCGGATGCTCACGGCCACGCAGTACATCGCACCCCTCATGGCCAACTTCAACCCCAGCTACTCCCGCAACTCCACCGTCCAGTACTTGGACAACG GGACGGTTTTTGTGGTGCAGTGGGACAAGGTCTATCTTCAGGGGAAGGAGGACATGGGCAGCTTCACCTTCCAGGTGGCCCTGCACAGCACCGGGAGAATCGTCTTTGGGTACAAGGAG ATCCCCGTGCCGGTCCTACAGATCAGTGCCACCCAGCACCCTGTGAAAGCTGGCCTCTCCGATGCCTTCATGATCCTCAACCCATCTCCCGATGTGCCTG AGTCCCGCCGTCGGACCATCTACGAATATCATCGCGTGGAGCTGGACACCAGCAAGATCACCAACATGTCAGCCGTGGAGTTCACCCCGCTGCCCA CTTGTCTCCAGCATCAGAGCTGTGAAATGTGTGTGACCTCGGAGCTGACCTTCAACTGCAGCTGGTGTCACGTCCTGCAGAG GTGTTCCAGCGGCTTTGACCGATACCGTGAGGAGTGGCTATCCTACGGCTGCGGCCAGAAG tcagATGAGAAGACCTGCGAGGATTTGGAAGGCGACCACTATTCAGCACCTCCTGACAGCTCTTTCTCACCGCTGAATGAGGATGCCACCACCTCCGCGTCCTCGCTCTTCATTGACGGTCTCACTACAGAAG aTGATACGAAGCTCAATCAGTACGGAGGAAGTGAAG GTGTGGGAAGCAGCCTTCCTTCCAAGAAAGCAGGCGCCCCGATTCACACAGGTACTATCGTGGGGATCGTTCTGGCTGTGTTGCTCATTGCAGCTATTATCCTTGCTGGAATTTACATCAACAGCCACCCCACCTCCAACGCTGCCCTCTTCTTCATTGAG CGAAGGCCACATCACTGGCCTGCCATGAAATTCCGAAATCACACCAACCATGCAACGTACTCGGAGGTGGAGCCGGCCAGCCAGGAGAAGGAGGGCTTTGTCGAAGCAGAACAGTGCTGA